From the Candidatus Blochmannia vicinus genome, the window TAATATGATATTGTTTTAAATAAGGTTTATAACCCATGTATATGCAGGAAATAACAATATTTTTACAACAACATACGATACTAAGTATTGTATGGGTACTCTTATTACTCGCAACTTTATATACTACAATTAGCAGTTTTTTATTCAAATCTTCCGAAATATTACGTGATCAAGCAATTTTATTAATAAACAAAAAAAAAGCAATAGTAATAGATATTCGTAATCAAGATGATTATTGCGCAGGTCACATAACGAACAGCATTAATGTTTCAATAAAAGACATTAAAAATAACGATATTTGTAAATTAAAAAGATTTAAAAAATCTCCATTAATTGTAGTCCATGATAATAATTCAATAGCTCACTCAATTAAACAACATTTGTATAAATTAAAATTCGAAGAAGTGTATGTGCTTCATGGCGGTATAGTTGGTTGGAAATCTGATAATTTTCCTCTACTACTAACAAACAAAATATTAAAATAATGAGAATGGAAATGGCCTATATTGAAATTTACACAAAAAAGAACTGTCCTTATTGTGATCGCGCTAAAGCATTATTAATAAAAAAATCATTAGATTTTAAAGAAATTCCTATAGATCATAATAATTCATTAAATAGTATGTACATAGAAATGCAACAACGATCTAATGGTTGCACTACAGTACCACAGATTTTTATAGATGGTTTACATATTGGAGGATCAGATGATTTGGTGTTATTAGATAACCAGGGACAATTGAGTTTAATTTTAACTAAAAAAAAATTGAAAAAGAAGAATTGATTATTAACATCGAAAGTAGCAAGGTGTTGATATGCTAGAAAATAATAAAAATAATGTGTTATTTCACATAAAAAGAATATATACAAAAGATATTTCGTTTGAAGCTCCAAACACTCCTGAAGTTTTTCAAATAACCTGGAATCCAAAAATTACGGTAGATTTAAATAGCAATTCAGCTAATATTTATGCTAACGCATATGAAGTAGTATTATTCATCACTGTCACTGCAAGAATTGGTGAAAATACGGCTTTTTTATGTCAAGTAAAACAAGCTGGAATTTTCAGTATTTCAGGACTAAACCAAACACAAATGATACACTGTCTCAGTGCATATTGTCCAGGTATTTTGTTTCCTTACGCTAGTGAATGCATAAGTAGCCAAGTATCTAGAGGAACTTTCCCTCAATTCAATTTAGATCCAATTAACTTCGATATTTTATTTATTAAGTCTTTAAAAAAATATGATAATACACCTTAAAAATTAGTACTCTGAAATAATTGAGTTTCATAACTATGTCTACTATTATACATCCTACTATTACAATAATTGGAGCTGGATCTTACGGTACAGCCATGGCTATTGCGTTATCTAAACATGGTCATGCAGTA encodes:
- a CDS encoding rhodanese-like domain-containing protein, whose product is MYMQEITIFLQQHTILSIVWVLLLLATLYTTISSFLFKSSEILRDQAILLINKKKAIVIDIRNQDDYCAGHITNSINVSIKDIKNNDICKLKRFKKSPLIVVHDNNSIAHSIKQHLYKLKFEEVYVLHGGIVGWKSDNFPLLLTNKILK
- the secB gene encoding protein-export chaperone SecB is translated as MLENNKNNVLFHIKRIYTKDISFEAPNTPEVFQITWNPKITVDLNSNSANIYANAYEVVLFITVTARIGENTAFLCQVKQAGIFSISGLNQTQMIHCLSAYCPGILFPYASECISSQVSRGTFPQFNLDPINFDILFIKSLKKYDNTP
- the grxC gene encoding glutaredoxin 3, which gives rise to MAYIEIYTKKNCPYCDRAKALLIKKSLDFKEIPIDHNNSLNSMYIEMQQRSNGCTTVPQIFIDGLHIGGSDDLVLLDNQGQLSLILTKKKLKKKN